In one Nocardioides luteus genomic region, the following are encoded:
- a CDS encoding glycoside hydrolase family 32 protein: MPTDHLLPRFHIRPPRGYLNDPNGPIQVGDTTHLYFQYRPSTDTEVPVEWGHASSPDLVTWRLHRPAMAPEPGGPDTDGCWSGNTILEDENVRVFYSGRRNDLEFQPVITSLSRDGGATFDAPELIGLDPDPEEGITMFRDPFAWQADDGLHLVVGAAGPDQTASIRHYRRTEAGWSYIGDLASLTRQDVDGNDSGEGWECPQIYNLDGRALAVVSSWSHADGPANVLAFFADQPERAVRVDDGPSFYAASAMRTSPYGPLMFGWITEGRSPDWWHEDGWAGTISLPRTVALGPDGGLRFAPVRTIDGLRSGSGSAAVDGGGVEIGAQAEISVPHVDGTVLLEFGEAESVEITVDTGAGTLVLDGRHASRDDRAEPWRIVVDDAYDTSAGAPALRLFLDGSVIEAFTSAGRVATARVYPTQPPPWRLKAPAGALTWRLHGADAR, encoded by the coding sequence TTGCCCACGGACCACCTGCTGCCGCGATTCCACATCCGCCCGCCGCGCGGCTACCTCAACGACCCGAACGGACCGATCCAGGTCGGCGACACCACCCACCTCTACTTCCAGTACCGCCCCAGCACCGACACCGAGGTGCCGGTCGAATGGGGCCACGCCAGCAGCCCCGACCTCGTCACCTGGCGGCTGCACCGGCCGGCGATGGCACCCGAGCCGGGTGGCCCCGACACCGATGGCTGCTGGTCCGGCAACACGATCCTCGAGGATGAGAACGTACGTGTCTTCTACTCGGGCCGGCGCAACGACCTGGAGTTCCAGCCCGTGATCACCTCCCTCTCCCGCGACGGTGGCGCGACCTTCGACGCCCCGGAGCTGATCGGTCTCGACCCCGACCCGGAGGAGGGCATCACGATGTTCCGCGATCCCTTCGCCTGGCAGGCCGACGACGGCCTGCACCTCGTGGTCGGGGCGGCCGGACCTGACCAGACGGCGTCGATCCGGCACTACCGCCGGACCGAGGCCGGCTGGAGCTACATCGGTGACCTGGCGTCCCTGACCCGGCAGGACGTCGACGGCAACGACTCCGGCGAGGGCTGGGAGTGCCCGCAGATCTACAACCTGGACGGGCGCGCCCTCGCGGTCGTGTCGTCGTGGTCGCACGCCGACGGCCCGGCGAACGTGCTCGCCTTCTTCGCCGACCAGCCCGAGCGCGCCGTCCGGGTCGACGACGGCCCGAGCTTCTACGCCGCCTCGGCGATGCGGACCAGCCCCTACGGTCCGCTGATGTTCGGCTGGATCACCGAGGGTCGCTCGCCGGACTGGTGGCACGAGGACGGCTGGGCGGGGACGATCTCGCTGCCGCGCACCGTCGCGCTCGGGCCCGACGGCGGGCTCCGGTTCGCGCCGGTGCGGACCATCGACGGCCTCCGCTCCGGATCCGGCTCGGCCGCCGTCGACGGTGGCGGCGTGGAGATCGGCGCTCAGGCCGAGATCTCGGTCCCGCACGTGGACGGCACGGTGCTTCTCGAGTTCGGCGAGGCCGAGTCGGTCGAGATCACGGTCGACACCGGTGCCGGAACGCTCGTCCTCGACGGGCGCCATGCCAGTCGCGACGATCGTGCCGAGCCCTGGCGGATCGTGGTCGACGATGCGTACGACACCTCTGCCGGGGCGCCCGCGCTCCGGCTGTTCCTGGACGGCTCGGTCATCGAGGCGTTCACGAGCGCCGGCCGGGTGGCCACGGCGCGGGTCTACCCGACCCAGCCGCCTCCCTGGCGGCTGAAGGCGCCTGCCGGTGCGCTCACCTGGCGGCTGCACGGCGCCGACGCGCGGTAG
- a CDS encoding carbohydrate ABC transporter permease, whose amino-acid sequence MSNQMILNGGIAGRFWRGVGLVVLLLAAVVALGPLLWTLTTSLRTPAEAFTNPPKWLPVNPDFGNYSAVFQQVPIGTFLINSTIVTVLIVVGQTITCTLSGYAFAMIRFPGRNAIFGIFLATMMVPLQTIIIPVFVIVKTLGLTDSLGALVIPALGSAFGTFLMRQYFMQMPLELGEAARIDGASQFQIFAMVYARMAAPAVATLAILNFSAFWAEFYRPLIFLQSQDTFTLPLGLVGLQGNLGTGSISVVLAGVVLAMVPSVLLFVFAQRYFIEGVTAGSFR is encoded by the coding sequence ATGAGCAATCAGATGATCCTCAACGGCGGCATCGCCGGCCGGTTCTGGCGGGGCGTGGGCCTCGTCGTGCTCCTTCTCGCGGCGGTCGTCGCCCTCGGTCCCCTGCTCTGGACGCTCACCACGTCGCTGCGTACTCCTGCCGAGGCGTTCACCAACCCGCCCAAGTGGTTGCCGGTGAATCCCGACTTCGGGAACTACTCGGCCGTCTTCCAGCAGGTGCCGATCGGCACCTTCCTGATCAACAGCACGATCGTCACCGTGCTGATCGTGGTCGGTCAGACGATCACCTGCACGCTGTCGGGCTACGCGTTCGCGATGATCCGGTTCCCGGGCCGCAACGCCATCTTCGGGATCTTCCTGGCCACGATGATGGTGCCGCTGCAGACGATCATCATCCCGGTCTTCGTGATCGTGAAGACGCTGGGCCTCACCGACAGTCTCGGCGCGCTGGTGATACCGGCGCTGGGCAGCGCGTTCGGCACCTTCCTGATGCGGCAGTACTTCATGCAGATGCCGCTCGAGCTGGGCGAGGCGGCCCGGATCGACGGAGCCTCCCAGTTCCAGATCTTCGCGATGGTCTACGCCCGGATGGCCGCTCCGGCCGTGGCGACCCTGGCCATCCTGAACTTCTCGGCCTTCTGGGCGGAGTTCTACCGACCGCTGATCTTCCTGCAGTCGCAGGACACCTTCACGCTGCCGCTCGGCCTGGTCGGCCTGCAGGGCAACCTCGGCACGGGGTCGATCTCCGTGGTCCTCGCCGGCGTCGTGCTGGCGATGGTGCCCAGCGTCCTGCTCTTCGTCTTCGCCCAGCGCTACTTCATCGAGGGCGTCACCGCGGGCTCGTTCCGCTGA
- a CDS encoding carbohydrate ABC transporter permease, whose amino-acid sequence MSTLAPPRSGHSRPPRTDPERRPRRGTRRLARREAGFGFLMISPAVLFVAVFTLVPMIASVALSFFSWDVITPPRFVGLDNFERIVRDDAVVSSFGTTLLLAFGIVVVQLVVGLGLAVLVNQRRRPAAKTFFRTTFYLPLLASTAAVSIFMGYMFDMKFGVINYYLNAVGLPSVPWLTSTWGAIVTIILIAAWQQVGFTFVMFVAALTSLPTDVLEAAAIDGAGPVRTLFGVKIPLISPTILFATVVAMINALQLFDQPFIMTKGGPGTATTTATIVMYQTGFQNLQFGYASAIASVLLVIILAITGLQFLAARKWAFYR is encoded by the coding sequence ATGTCGACGTTGGCTCCTCCCCGGAGTGGGCACTCGCGCCCGCCTCGTACCGATCCCGAGCGCCGTCCACGCCGCGGCACCCGCCGGCTCGCCCGGCGGGAAGCCGGGTTCGGGTTCCTGATGATCTCGCCGGCGGTGCTTTTCGTCGCGGTCTTCACGCTGGTCCCGATGATCGCCTCGGTCGCGCTGTCGTTCTTCTCCTGGGACGTCATCACGCCGCCGAGGTTCGTCGGGCTCGACAACTTCGAGCGCATCGTCCGAGACGACGCGGTCGTGAGCTCGTTCGGGACCACGCTGCTGCTCGCGTTCGGCATCGTCGTCGTGCAGCTCGTCGTGGGGCTCGGCCTGGCCGTCCTGGTGAACCAGCGCCGCCGGCCCGCCGCGAAGACGTTCTTCCGGACGACGTTCTACCTGCCCCTGCTCGCCTCGACGGCGGCCGTCTCGATCTTCATGGGCTACATGTTCGACATGAAGTTCGGGGTGATCAACTACTACCTGAACGCGGTCGGCCTGCCGTCGGTCCCCTGGCTGACCAGTACGTGGGGCGCGATCGTGACGATCATCCTGATCGCCGCCTGGCAGCAGGTCGGGTTCACGTTCGTGATGTTCGTGGCGGCGCTGACCTCGCTGCCGACCGACGTCCTGGAGGCGGCCGCGATCGACGGCGCCGGGCCGGTCCGCACGCTGTTCGGGGTCAAGATCCCGCTGATCAGCCCCACGATCCTGTTCGCCACGGTCGTCGCGATGATCAACGCGCTCCAGCTCTTCGACCAGCCGTTCATCATGACCAAGGGCGGGCCTGGCACGGCGACCACGACCGCGACCATCGTGATGTACCAGACCGGATTCCAGAACCTCCAGTTCGGCTACGCCTCGGCGATCGCGAGCGTGCTGCTCGTGATCATCCTGGCCATCACCGGGCTCCAGTTCCTCGCCGCGCGAAAGTGGGCGTTCTACCGATGA
- a CDS encoding ABC transporter substrate-binding protein: MTHIIGAGMDRRALLKLGGAGIAALGLGPLSACSGSGSGSDTIKMLYFGQQSAATALQKKLQPQVTKLDKAMKLEVTGINGTDWNDFLAKVLTQIASGSAPDLVSVATEGLQLMASKELLVPLDSYVTKDLSSLQSYFDDIHPALVESMMYEGHLYELPDSFNAGSMFYSTDLLKKAGLEAPAESWTMDDFHTYATKIAATGPKVYAFDWVVRLWGSWTSFLYANGGNLLEEGKYTGGDWLWKSAYKNNPAAAAGRGGGWKWGQPTANSAAAVEALEYLIDLQRSNLSPSPDVGGGATLQGLFSSGRIGMTIGGGFWAGGLHNAGMKDGSFDVQRFPTWKSNKSLFGAGGYGIFNSSEKKDLAWEIVKMMVQPESFDIMFPGNVTTPGRKSLMTAERYASTGPANWSVFYDQLDGSVPISAPPYYNALATSLNQRTTKAISSGNAKAALDGMQADFEKAVKGV; this comes from the coding sequence ATGACCCACATCATCGGCGCCGGGATGGACCGTCGCGCACTGCTCAAGCTCGGTGGAGCCGGCATCGCCGCGCTCGGACTGGGACCGCTCTCAGCCTGCTCGGGCAGCGGCTCGGGATCTGACACGATCAAGATGCTCTACTTCGGCCAGCAGAGCGCCGCCACGGCCCTGCAGAAGAAGCTGCAGCCTCAGGTGACCAAGCTCGACAAGGCCATGAAGCTCGAGGTCACCGGCATCAACGGCACCGACTGGAACGACTTCCTCGCCAAGGTGCTCACCCAGATCGCCTCGGGCTCCGCGCCCGACCTGGTCAGCGTCGCGACCGAGGGCCTGCAGCTGATGGCCTCCAAGGAGCTCCTGGTCCCGCTGGACAGCTACGTGACCAAGGACCTCTCCTCGCTGCAGAGCTACTTCGACGACATCCACCCGGCGCTGGTCGAGTCGATGATGTACGAGGGCCACCTCTACGAGCTCCCCGACAGCTTCAACGCCGGCAGCATGTTCTACAGCACCGACCTGCTGAAGAAGGCGGGCCTGGAGGCCCCGGCCGAGTCGTGGACGATGGACGACTTCCACACGTACGCCACGAAGATCGCCGCGACCGGTCCGAAGGTCTACGCGTTCGACTGGGTGGTCCGGCTGTGGGGCAGCTGGACCTCGTTCCTCTACGCCAACGGCGGCAACCTCCTCGAGGAGGGCAAGTACACCGGCGGCGACTGGCTGTGGAAGAGCGCCTACAAGAACAACCCTGCCGCTGCCGCGGGCCGGGGCGGCGGCTGGAAGTGGGGCCAGCCGACGGCGAACTCGGCGGCCGCGGTCGAGGCGTTGGAGTACCTCATCGACCTGCAGCGCTCGAACCTCTCCCCCTCCCCCGACGTCGGCGGCGGTGCCACCCTGCAGGGGCTGTTCTCCTCGGGCCGGATCGGGATGACGATCGGAGGCGGGTTCTGGGCAGGGGGACTGCACAACGCCGGCATGAAGGACGGCAGCTTCGACGTACAGCGCTTCCCCACCTGGAAGAGCAACAAGTCGCTCTTCGGCGCCGGCGGCTACGGGATCTTCAACTCCTCGGAGAAGAAGGACCTCGCCTGGGAGATCGTGAAGATGATGGTGCAGCCGGAGAGCTTCGACATCATGTTCCCGGGCAACGTCACCACGCCGGGTCGCAAGTCGCTGATGACCGCCGAGCGCTACGCGAGCACCGGCCCGGCCAACTGGTCGGTCTTCTACGACCAGCTCGACGGATCTGTCCCGATCTCGGCGCCGCCCTACTACAACGCGCTGGCGACCTCGCTCAACCAGCGCACCACCAAGGCCATCTCCTCCGGCAACGCGAAGGCGGCGCTGGACGGGATGCAGGCCGACTTCGAGAAGGCCGTGAAGGGCGTCTGA
- a CDS encoding LacI family DNA-binding transcriptional regulator produces the protein MKDVAKRAGVSQPTVSFVLNDRRDVSVAEETRARVLEAAAELNFRPNRAAQSLRSNRPYTIGVITDQIVSQPYAGQILLGIQQAVQPSGYVCYVVERAGTADTRDDAVSNLLAQGVAGVIYASHGANPIRASRGARDTRSVYVNCWPHVDGEQACVVLADEYAGGALAATAAFEAGHRDVVFLGGFRDDYACHERERGFVDAATRAGLDPTKLRRVYGGYQIGSGYELALSILRESAPTALVCGNDRMAVGALLAVHSLGLECPRDVSIIGYDDQPDIADQVHPALTTVRLPHLEMGALAGRLMLADGDPDPGRHLVDCELVVRSSLAAPRAGA, from the coding sequence ATGAAGGACGTGGCGAAGCGAGCCGGGGTCTCGCAGCCGACGGTCTCGTTCGTGCTCAACGACCGCCGGGACGTCTCGGTCGCGGAGGAGACCCGCGCCCGCGTGCTGGAGGCCGCGGCCGAGCTCAACTTCCGCCCCAACCGGGCCGCCCAGTCGCTGCGCTCCAACCGGCCCTACACGATCGGTGTCATCACCGACCAGATCGTGTCGCAGCCCTACGCGGGTCAGATCCTGCTCGGCATCCAGCAGGCCGTCCAGCCTTCCGGCTACGTCTGCTACGTCGTCGAGCGGGCCGGCACCGCGGACACGCGCGACGACGCGGTGAGCAACCTGCTGGCCCAGGGCGTCGCCGGTGTCATCTACGCGTCGCACGGCGCGAACCCGATCCGCGCCAGCCGCGGTGCGCGCGACACCCGCTCGGTCTACGTCAACTGCTGGCCGCACGTCGACGGCGAGCAGGCCTGTGTCGTGCTCGCAGACGAGTACGCAGGTGGTGCGCTGGCGGCGACCGCCGCGTTCGAGGCGGGGCACCGCGACGTGGTCTTCCTCGGTGGGTTCCGCGACGACTACGCCTGTCACGAACGCGAGCGCGGCTTCGTCGACGCGGCGACCCGGGCAGGTCTCGACCCGACCAAGCTGCGGCGTGTGTACGGGGGCTACCAGATCGGCTCCGGCTACGAGCTCGCGCTCTCCATCCTCCGCGAGAGCGCCCCGACCGCCTTGGTCTGCGGCAACGACCGGATGGCCGTGGGTGCGCTGCTCGCCGTCCACTCGCTGGGCCTGGAGTGTCCGCGCGACGTGAGCATCATCGGCTACGACGACCAGCCCGACATCGCCGACCAGGTGCACCCTGCCCTCACCACGGTCAGGCTGCCCCACCTGGAGATGGGGGCGCTGGCCGGACGGCTGATGCTCGCCGACGGCGACCCCGACCCCGGCCGCCATCTGGTCGACTGCGAGCTGGTCGTACGCAGCTCCCTGGCCGCACCGCGAGCGGGCGCCTGA
- a CDS encoding GH32 C-terminal domain-containing protein: MGEKATVHFRPEGAYVGDVIPFAHEGVVWLYYLLDGRDPAVDDEGLRRTGMPWAAVTTTDFVHFEDRGVVLPSGGADAEDFDCYTGSVVTGDDGTLHLFYTGHNPRVRSADGDLQIVCHATSDGDPARWTRHPEWSFGALPGHLPEDWRDPFVHRPDPDGPWQMLLAARRDGGPDRRRGVVATLTSDDLITWRPDVPVWDPRRFITQECPDVFRMGEHWYLVYSEFSDAFQTRYRIASSPEGPWLAPADDTVEGRAFYAAKTVEHDGRRYFIGWIASREHESDSGAWQWAGDMAVLEAGQRPDGSLTFDLPHQTAALFSDAADVTGSLVPVDGADAVPGAGARTRHSTWLGPETPTRALVTAELEIAPGTQACGLLLRASEESGYEIRLEPQRGRMVFDRWPRTRTGGEQWQIQGDVPHAVELERFADLAPGRHTVRVLLDGSLCTVVLDGSVAMSARMYDHPTGRAGVFVTDGEITLERLEIRRPRPDAGKRTSP; this comes from the coding sequence ATGGGGGAGAAGGCCACGGTCCACTTCCGTCCGGAGGGGGCCTACGTCGGTGACGTGATCCCGTTCGCGCACGAGGGCGTCGTGTGGCTCTACTACCTCCTGGACGGCCGTGACCCGGCCGTCGACGACGAGGGCCTCCGGCGCACCGGCATGCCCTGGGCCGCGGTGACCACCACCGACTTCGTCCACTTCGAGGACCGCGGCGTGGTGCTGCCCTCGGGCGGCGCCGACGCGGAGGACTTCGACTGCTACACCGGCAGCGTCGTCACCGGCGACGACGGCACCCTCCACCTCTTCTACACCGGCCACAACCCCCGCGTACGCTCCGCCGACGGCGACCTGCAGATCGTCTGCCACGCCACCAGCGACGGCGATCCGGCGCGGTGGACCAGGCACCCGGAGTGGTCCTTCGGTGCGCTGCCCGGCCACCTTCCCGAGGACTGGCGCGACCCGTTCGTCCACCGGCCCGATCCGGACGGGCCCTGGCAGATGCTCCTCGCGGCCCGCCGCGACGGCGGCCCGGACCGTCGCCGTGGCGTGGTCGCCACGCTGACCTCCGACGACCTGATCACCTGGCGTCCGGATGTCCCGGTCTGGGACCCGCGCCGCTTCATCACCCAGGAGTGCCCGGACGTGTTCCGGATGGGGGAGCACTGGTATCTGGTCTACTCGGAGTTCTCCGACGCCTTCCAGACCCGCTACCGGATCGCGTCCTCGCCCGAGGGTCCCTGGCTGGCGCCCGCCGACGACACCGTCGAGGGGCGGGCCTTCTACGCCGCCAAGACCGTCGAGCACGACGGACGGCGCTACTTCATCGGCTGGATCGCCTCGCGTGAGCACGAGAGCGACTCCGGAGCCTGGCAGTGGGCCGGTGACATGGCCGTCCTCGAGGCCGGCCAGCGGCCCGACGGGAGCCTCACCTTCGACCTGCCGCACCAGACCGCGGCGCTCTTCTCGGACGCGGCCGACGTCACCGGGTCGCTGGTGCCGGTCGACGGCGCCGACGCCGTGCCCGGGGCCGGCGCCCGGACCAGGCACAGCACCTGGCTCGGCCCGGAGACGCCCACCCGCGCGCTGGTCACCGCGGAGCTCGAGATCGCGCCAGGCACCCAGGCGTGCGGGCTGCTGCTCCGGGCGAGCGAGGAGTCGGGATACGAGATCCGGCTCGAGCCGCAGCGCGGCCGGATGGTCTTCGACCGCTGGCCACGCACCCGCACCGGCGGCGAGCAGTGGCAGATCCAGGGCGACGTACCGCATGCGGTCGAGCTCGAGCGGTTCGCCGACCTCGCGCCCGGCCGGCACACGGTGCGGGTCCTCCTCGACGGCTCGCTGTGCACCGTCGTGCTCGACGGGAGCGTCGCGATGAGTGCGCGGATGTACGACCACCCCACCGGGCGGGCCGGCGTCTTCGTGACCGACGGCGAGATCACCCTGGAACGGCTGGAGATCCGGCGCCCTCGCCCAGACGCAGGGAAGCGTACGTCTCCTTGA
- a CDS encoding Lrp/AsnC family transcriptional regulator has translation MSNEFAPAVLDSTDEAILVLLEEDGRLTHREIAAQVGLSRSAAATRVQRLLTEGHIDVRGVVHPAVLGHDVLAHVSVTVNGSAAHVAQAAAAREDTTLVSMTSGHHALVLELRAKDIGRIDDALAEVRAIDGIVTTETLLYTEVIRDVAAPVGPAPAAGSLDETDYALLRALQANGRASFVELAASVGLSPAGTRRRVVRLLDGNVVRVGAVVRHSGRERRTATGIGLRLDGAAHRPIAEQLATLPSVTFVARTLGRYDALLTVNTATSGDLVGVLDHIRELDGVREAETWSHLRFVKETYASLRLGEGAGSPAVPG, from the coding sequence ATGTCGAACGAATTCGCGCCCGCCGTCCTCGACAGCACCGATGAGGCGATCCTCGTCCTGCTCGAGGAGGACGGTCGGCTCACCCACCGTGAGATCGCCGCCCAGGTGGGCCTCTCCCGATCAGCGGCCGCCACCCGGGTGCAGCGGCTCCTGACGGAGGGGCACATCGACGTCCGGGGAGTCGTTCATCCCGCCGTCCTCGGCCACGACGTGCTCGCCCACGTCTCGGTCACCGTGAACGGCTCCGCGGCCCACGTCGCGCAGGCGGCCGCCGCACGTGAGGACACCACGCTGGTCTCGATGACCAGCGGCCACCATGCCCTGGTGCTGGAGCTCCGGGCGAAGGACATCGGCCGGATCGACGACGCCCTCGCCGAGGTGCGCGCGATCGACGGCATCGTCACCACCGAGACGCTGCTCTACACCGAGGTCATCCGCGACGTGGCCGCCCCGGTCGGCCCCGCACCCGCCGCCGGGTCGCTCGACGAGACCGACTACGCACTGCTGCGCGCGCTGCAGGCGAACGGCCGCGCCTCCTTCGTCGAGCTCGCCGCGAGCGTGGGCCTCTCCCCCGCCGGCACCCGCCGGCGCGTCGTCCGCCTGCTCGACGGCAACGTCGTCCGGGTCGGCGCGGTCGTGCGCCACTCGGGCCGGGAGCGCCGTACGGCGACCGGGATCGGGCTCCGTCTCGACGGCGCCGCCCACCGCCCGATCGCCGAGCAGCTCGCCACCCTCCCGTCGGTCACCTTCGTGGCCCGGACGCTGGGGCGCTACGACGCCCTGCTCACCGTCAACACCGCCACCTCCGGCGACCTCGTCGGCGTGCTCGACCACATCCGCGAGCTCGACGGCGTCCGCGAGGCCGAGACCTGGAGCCATCTCCGGTTCGTCAAGGAGACGTACGCTTCCCTGCGTCTGGGCGAGGGCGCCGGATCTCCAGCCGTTCCAGGGTGA
- a CDS encoding nuclear transport factor 2 family protein: MSTITAPSATLTESQVHAAADRLLAAFAATDTAAYFSCFAPEADFVFHTEPRRLDDRAAYQRLWAAWVAEGWRVESCRSTDRRVRVHGDTAVLTHDVLTTTSTNGRTATTQERETIVFRLVDGNVLAVHEHLSARPSEGM; this comes from the coding sequence GTGTCCACGATCACCGCCCCATCAGCCACGCTGACCGAGTCGCAGGTCCATGCGGCCGCCGACCGGCTCCTCGCGGCCTTCGCCGCGACCGACACCGCGGCCTACTTCTCGTGCTTCGCTCCCGAGGCCGACTTCGTCTTCCACACCGAGCCTCGACGTCTCGACGACCGCGCTGCCTACCAGCGTCTCTGGGCCGCCTGGGTCGCCGAGGGCTGGCGGGTGGAGTCCTGCCGGAGCACCGACCGTCGCGTCCGGGTCCACGGCGACACCGCAGTCCTCACCCACGACGTCCTCACCACGACCTCGACGAACGGACGCACCGCGACCACCCAGGAGCGGGAGACGATCGTCTTCCGCCTCGTCGACGGCAACGTCCTCGCCGTGCACGAGCACCTGTCCGCCCGCCCGAGCGAGGGCATGTGA
- a CDS encoding purine-cytosine permease family protein, whose product MSTQPQPPKVTEVEQHGVEPIPDPERSARPLDLFRLTFGGANTIATVVLGSFPILFGLSFAHGLMATLLGLLLGAVVLAPMALFGPRNGTSNSVSSSAHLGVHGRIVGSFLSLLTALAFFSISVWSSGDVLVGGAHRAVGLPENDLTLGLAYGLFAVLVLIVCIYGFRFMLLVNKIAVVAATLLFLLGILAFAGDFDPGYAGAFGSGSEAFGQPGFWAAFVGSALIVMSNPVSFGAFLGDWARYIPRGTSGRSSMAAAFLAQVATLVPFSFGLVTMTIIATREPEIFETGAYASGLLAIAPGWYFAPVALIALIGGMSTGTTALYGTGLDFSSVFPRFNRVQSTVLIGVFAIGVIFIGRFVFDVVSSISAFAVLIISCTVPWMMVMMIGWYVRRGWYDSDSLQVFNRRQRGGSYWFAHGWNWRGLAAWLIAAAVALTFVNLPGQFVGPLAPLIPGGVDISIPLGMGLGALLYLGLLFAFPEPRDAYGPEGSRLVPTAPAANTPVTSVDDGPAPAATAVG is encoded by the coding sequence ATGAGTACGCAGCCGCAGCCGCCGAAGGTCACCGAGGTCGAGCAGCACGGCGTCGAGCCGATCCCCGACCCCGAGCGCAGCGCCCGGCCGCTCGACCTCTTCCGGCTCACGTTCGGCGGCGCCAACACCATCGCCACCGTGGTGCTCGGGAGCTTCCCGATCCTGTTCGGGCTCTCCTTCGCCCACGGCCTGATGGCCACACTGCTCGGCCTGTTGCTCGGCGCCGTCGTCCTCGCTCCGATGGCCCTGTTCGGCCCGCGCAACGGCACCAGCAACTCGGTCAGCTCCTCGGCCCACCTCGGTGTGCACGGCCGGATCGTCGGCTCGTTCCTCTCGCTGCTCACCGCGCTGGCGTTCTTCTCGATCTCGGTGTGGAGCTCCGGCGACGTGCTCGTCGGCGGCGCGCACCGCGCGGTCGGACTCCCAGAGAACGACCTGACGCTGGGGCTGGCCTACGGCCTCTTCGCGGTGCTCGTGCTGATCGTGTGCATCTACGGCTTCCGGTTCATGCTGCTGGTCAACAAGATCGCCGTCGTCGCCGCGACGCTGCTCTTCCTGCTCGGGATCCTCGCCTTCGCCGGCGACTTCGACCCCGGCTACGCCGGCGCGTTCGGCTCCGGCTCGGAGGCGTTCGGCCAGCCCGGCTTCTGGGCCGCCTTCGTCGGCTCGGCGCTGATCGTGATGTCCAACCCGGTCAGCTTCGGTGCGTTCCTGGGCGACTGGGCCCGCTACATCCCGCGCGGGACCTCCGGGCGGTCCTCGATGGCGGCCGCCTTCCTGGCGCAGGTCGCCACCCTCGTACCGTTCTCCTTCGGGCTGGTCACGATGACGATCATCGCCACCCGCGAGCCCGAGATCTTCGAGACCGGTGCGTACGCCTCGGGGCTGCTCGCGATCGCGCCGGGCTGGTACTTCGCCCCGGTCGCGCTGATCGCGCTCATCGGCGGCATGTCGACCGGCACCACCGCGCTCTACGGCACCGGGCTCGACTTCTCCAGCGTCTTCCCGCGCTTCAACCGGGTGCAGTCGACGGTGCTCATCGGCGTCTTCGCGATCGGGGTCATCTTCATCGGCCGGTTCGTCTTCGACGTCGTCTCCAGCATCTCCGCCTTCGCCGTCCTGATCATCAGCTGCACCGTCCCCTGGATGATGGTGATGATGATCGGCTGGTACGTCCGGCGCGGCTGGTACGACTCCGACTCGCTGCAGGTCTTCAACCGTCGTCAGCGCGGTGGCAGCTACTGGTTCGCGCACGGCTGGAACTGGCGCGGCCTGGCCGCCTGGCTGATCGCGGCCGCCGTCGCGCTCACCTTCGTGAACCTGCCCGGCCAGTTCGTCGGCCCGCTCGCCCCGCTGATCCCCGGCGGCGTCGACATCTCCATCCCGCTCGGGATGGGCCTCGGCGCGCTGCTCTACCTCGGACTGCTCTTCGCCTTCCCCGAGCCGCGCGACGCCTACGGTCCCGAGGGATCCCGGCTGGTGCCGACGGCGCCGGCCGCGAACACCCCGGTGACCTCGGTCGACGACGGACCCGCTCCCGCGGCCACCGCCGTCGGCTGA